In a single window of the Enoplosus armatus isolate fEnoArm2 chromosome 15, fEnoArm2.hap1, whole genome shotgun sequence genome:
- the ttll5 gene encoding LOW QUALITY PROTEIN: tubulin polyglutamylase TTLL5 (The sequence of the model RefSeq protein was modified relative to this genomic sequence to represent the inferred CDS: deleted 1 base in 1 codon), whose translation MPAVIRDKADSESSSEDEQEDHPCISWSGLSKTIPVLLFFPEAAVSKDGNICSIGERYKLAFKIVRTDSRLVRGILTNHGFHEVHPNSNDFNLMWTGSHLKPYILRSLQDFQKVNHFPRSYELTRKDRLYKNIQRMQQTHGFKNFHIVPQTFVLPSEYQEFCNCFAKDKGPWIIKPVASSRGRGIYLVSNPNQISMDENILVSRYINNPLLIDEFKFDVRLYVLVTSYDPLLIYVYEEGLARFATVKYDRTSKNIKNTFMHLTNYSVNKKSSDYVSCDDPEVEDYGNKWSMSAVLRYLKQEGKDTTLLMRQVEDLIIKAVLSAELQIASACKMFVPHKTNCFELYGFDVLIDSNLKPWLLEVNLSPSLACDAPLDLKIKASVIADMFSLVGFVCQDPLLRQPRSDRVTLDPSLKNPAAQRTQALLPNDATTANALGSLNSTTAPRFGAGSAGGRLLNQTDFCSTLYCKPPSAPTATAHSRLRQRPSSASNSETEVSKDKPGPKQGQGDSTLSLTAEEIKVLRRIREEYERRGGFVRIFPTAETWELYGGYLESKTSMNYMLANRLFHGRNVNGNVQLQVDAVHGCHVVQYERKLLSLEARKRRQRHLTHHAAAGKKKLGKESKASPTASSSQEGEECVQEEREEVKPVLEPVSHKALVAEQRKQVAPPLERCHREALSEAAAHNARPRVNLLNILQQGWDLSKVQARMAFSSYLQRVQQRLLAESKANTIPAWPDKDDDQMELVIRFLRRAASNLQQDIKVVLPSRQLPLQDRRRILSHQLGEFIHSYNKETEHMVKKQGNSKEEHCVNPSVFQEYITAASETDLEEVLTFYTQKNKSATVFLGTKVRSVKKDVHEVNASGDSGNCENSKTLPVAKKDSSASESSLSTGKVSSDPDIKATESRPSVRTLSEDQQAAVRSGKTQPEVQASQHCSSFPMTLDCTHIHLQHCSHASTSPPLHCPPPPPPPQPPSYAQSLAKSQFCHPETLSDPPAYTSAVVVTQPPRATWTAVSTGSNTVSTGQPTQALRRIQSFTSSTSSSGAASSIPSATHIYSQKLSRPTSAGQVIRRSSSSKLKSNSMETFKELNSLSAQAQSNQQAFISALQKLADKQVARHYASSSHINLLTQHLTNLNLANRMLSRESFTLNPKVRHTAATTQGPVKAVHSGTDLCTSTGHRPLKDEEGLWDGQMQSAYSLVTGVNPHQRYQPTQGSYQLQFAIQKLQQQRLQSRQFLDQSHCRHQAQFPDQTSAPHVQAPTKSSSCPPPRFHVRPSHSHVHSHIQTCISPALAPKPPSSAREGQIRKTATKRLIKQMSAESSASGSVSSSQHTVYEAICGKTGLSVYHKLLQGQESSHR comes from the exons AGACCATCCTTGCATTTCCTGGAGTGGCCTCAGCAAGACCATCCCAGTCCTCTTGTTTTTCCCTGAAGCTGCTGTTTCAAAAGATGGCAATATCTGCTCTATTGGAG AGCGATATAAATTGGCCTTCAAGATTGTGCGCACAGACAGCCGCCTGGTACGAGGAATACTCACCAATCATGGATTCCATGAG gtTCACCCAAATAGTAATGACTTTAACCTTATGTGGACGGGATCTCACCTGAAGCCTTACATACTACGCAGCCTTCAAGACTTCCAGAAGGTCAACCACTTTCCCAG GTCATATGAATTGACGCGCAAAGACCGCCTGTATAAAAACATCCAGCGAATGCAGCAGACTCATGGCTTCAAAAACTTCCATATCGTTCCTCAGACCTTTGTACTTCCCTCTGAGTACCAGGAATTCTGCA atTGTTTTGCCAAGGACAAGGGCCCATGGATTATTAAACCAGTAGCATCTTCAAGAGGGCGAGGCATCTACTTGGTCAGCAAT CCAAATCAGATTTCAATGGACGAAAACATCTTGGTGTCTCGCTATATTAATAACCCGCTGCTGATAGATG AATTCAAGTTTGATGTGCGGTTGTACGTGTTGGTCACATCGTACGATCCGCTCCTCATCTATGTGTATGAGGAGGGTCTGGCCAG aTTTGCCACAGTCAAGTATGACCGGACTTCAAAGAACATTAAGAACACGTTTATGCATCTCACGAACTACAGCGTGAACAAAAAGAGCAGCGATTATGTCAG CTGCGATGACCCTGAAGTCGAGGATTATGGGAACAAGTGGAGTATGAGTGCAGTGTTGAGGTATTTGAAGCAGGAGGGAAAGGACACCACAT TGCTGATGAGACAGGTGGAGGACCTCATCATCAAAGCTGTACTGAGTGCTGAACTACAGATAGCCTCCGCCTGCAAGATGTTTGTCCCTCACAAGACAAACTGCTTTG AACTGTACGGGTTTGATGTGCTCATTGACTCCAACCTCAAACCCTGGTTGTTAGAGGTGAACCTTTCTCCCTCCTTGGCCTG TGATGCGCCCTTGGATCTGAAGATAAAGGCCAGCGTGATTGCAGACATGTTTTCGCTTGTGG GCTTTGTGTGTCAGGACCCCTTACTGAGGCAACCACGCTCTGACCGAGTCACCCTGGACCCCAGCCTCAAGAACCCAGCAGCCCAAAGAACACAG GCCCTGTTGCCTAATGATGCCACAACAGCTAATGCACTTGGCTCCCTC AACTCGACTACTGCACCCAGATTTGGCGCAGGATCTGCTGGAGGGAGATTACTAAATCAGACAGATTTCTGCTCCACCTTATACTGT AAACCTCCTTCTGCACCGACAGCCACTGCACACAGCAGACTG CGGCAGAGGCCTTCATCAGCCAGTAACTCAGAAACAGAGGTGTCGAAAGACAAGCCAGGGCCTAAACAAGGCCAAGGAGACAGCACTCTGAGCCTGACTGCTGAGGAg ATCAAAGTGCTGAGGAGGATCAGAGAGGAGTACGAGAGACGAGGAGGCTTCGTCAGGATCTTCCCCACCGCAGAAACATGGGAGCTCTATGG TGGATATCTGGAGTCCAAGACATCAATGAACTACATGCTGGCAAACAGACTTTTCCATGGAAG GAATGTGAATGGGAatgtgcagctgcaggtggaTGCCGTCCACGGCTGTCACGTTGTCCAGTATGAGAGGAAGCTGCTGTCTCTGGAGGCACGTAAGAGGAGACAGCGCCACCTGACTCATCACGCTGCTGCAGGGAAGAAGAAATTGG GGAAGGAATCCAAGGCCTCCCCAACTGCGAGCAGCAgtcaggagggagaggagtgcgtgcaggaggagagagaggaggtgaaaccAGTTCTCGAGCCAGTCTCACACAAGGCTTTGGTagcagagcaaagaaaacaagtggCCCCACCACTGGAGCGCTGCCACAGAGAGGCTCTGTCAGAGGCAGCCGCGCACAATGCCAGGCCCAGAGTCAACCTGCTCAACATCCTTCAGCAGGGGTGGGACCTCAG tAAAGTGCAGGCTCGGATGGCCTTTTCCTCATACCTGCAGCGGGTCCAGCAAAGACTGTTGGCAGAGAGCAAGGCCAACACCATCCCAGCTTGGCCAGACAAGGATGACGACCAAATG GAGCTGGTGATTCGCTTCCTGAGAAGAGCTGCCAGTAATCTTCAACAAGACATAAAGGTGGTCTTGCCCAGTCGCCAGCTTCCACTCCAAGACCGCAGGCGCATCCTGTCCCACCAGCTAGGGGAGTTCATCCACAGTTACAACAAG GAAACTGAACATATGGTGAAAAAACAGGGGAATAGCAAAGAGGAGCATTGTGTTAACCCCAGTGTGTTTCAGgagtacatcactgcagcaag TGAAACTGATCTGGAGGAAGTACTGACATtctacacacagaaaaataaatcagccACCGTCTTCCTAGGAACAAAAGTTAGGAGTGTTAAGAAAGACGTTCATGAAGTAAATGCCTCAGGAGATTCAGGCAACTGTGAGAATTCCAAAA CTCTGCCTGTGGCCAAAAAGGATTCCAGCGCTTCAGAGTCCTCACTCTCCACAGGGAAAGTCAGCAGTGACCCAGACATCAAGGCCACTGAGAGTCGGCCTTCTGTCCGTACTTTGTCTGAAGACCAACAGGCAGCAGTTAGAAGTGGTAAAACCCAGCCGGAGGTCCAGGCCTCCCAGCACTGCTCCAGCTTTCCTATGACTTTAGACTGCACACATATTCATCTGCAGCACTGCTCTCACGCCTCGACGTCCCCGCCTCTCCATTGTCCGCCgccgcctccacctcctcaacCGCCGTCCTACGCACAGTCCTTGGCAAAGTCCCAGTTCTGCCATCCGGAGACTCTTTCTGACCCCCCTGCGTACACCTCTGCCGTGGTGGTCACACAGCCCCCGAGAGCAACTTGGACAGCTGTTTCCACCGGCTCTAACACAGTCTCTACTGGGCAACCAACCCAGGCGCTCAGAAGGATTCAGTCCTTTACCTCATCGACGTCCAGCTCCGGAGCAGCCTCATCCATTCCGAGTGCCACGCACATCTACAGCCAGAAGCTCTCTAGACCCACCTCTGCAGGCCAAG TGATCAGGAGGAGCAGCTCCAGTAAGCTGAAGTCAAACTCAATGGAGACATTCAAGGAGTTAAACTCCCTGTCTGCCCAGGCCCAGTCTAACCAGCAGGCCTTCATCTCAGCCCTGCAAAAGCTGGCTGACAAGCAGGTTGCTCGCCACTATGCCAGCTCCAGTCACATCAACCTGCTGACACAACAC TTGACCAACCTGAACCTGGCCAACAGGATGCTGAGCAGAGAGAGCTTCACACTGAACCCTAAAGTGCGGCATACTGCTGCTACAACCCAAGGGCCAGTGAAAGCTGTTCACTCTGGAACGGATCTATGTACCAGCACTGG CCACAGGCCACTGAAGGATGAGGAGGGTCTTTGGGATGGGCAGATGCAGAGTGCCTATAGCTTGGTAACAGGGGTGAACCCCCACCAGCGCTACCAGCCCACCCAAGGAAGCTACCAGCTTCAGTTTGCTATCCAGAAACTGCAACAGCAAAGACTTCAGTCTCGACAATTTCTGGACCAGAGCCATTGCAGACACCAG GCTCAGTTTCCTGACCAGACAAGTGCTCCACACGTCCAGGCTCCCACAAAGTCATCCAGCTGTCCTCCACCCAGATTTCATGTTCGGCCCAGTCACAGTCATGTCCACAGCC